TGAGGCGAACCAAGAACCCATAAAGAGAAAATCTAACAGACCGCCAAGACCCAACCCAGACACCGCAGCCAAATACCTCGAGAAACTTAacaatttaactaaaaatatattttctggaTTCACaaagaaacacaaaaatatgcGATATAACGTCCGAGTGGCGAACGAACAGAGACAAGGAGATAGAAAGGAAGAACTACGAAGAACTGATGATGATAAAGACAGTGTCCTTTACGAGAGCGCAACTCTAGATAATGTTGTTAAAATCATCAGAACAAAACTACTTAAAGACAGACAAAAAGTAAACAGCAATGAAAGAAGTGACAAGAAATTAATGTTTGGTGAAGAAATAGATCCTTTTATAGATTACAATGGTATTGATATGAGAGAAGAGTGTTACGCGACAGGATGGGGAAGAGATCAGACGAACGGGACTCTTACTGACGTGTTGCTTGAAGCGGAAGTACCGATCCTGCCGTTAAAAACTTGCAGGGATCGATATGCATTGACCTTGCCACTAAATGATGGACATCTCTGTGCCGGAAGCACCGATGGGAGCACCGGCGCTTGTGTGGTAAgttcataacataatattagttGTAAGTTACAGTTAAATGGTCTCAAAACGGACTGACAAGGAGTGCAACGACGCATTTTGAGCCCTTATATAGCATTGACTGTACCCTGTTTGCAAAATTTCTCAAAAGTAGATAATACTATTACAACTATTACAGCTCTCCTTTAAGCTGATTTCCACGCAATGATTGTTATAAGCAAACCTTTCGCCTTATCGCAAACAATTTCAATCTCGGGTAATTTGTTTGAACCTAAAGATCAGGGCCTATTGGATACAGAAGAACAGATATAGAACAATGAGCCAATAACAAATTCCACTGCAAAAAATAACCAAGATGATCCCAGCCGTTTTGTTGCCAAAAAGTCATTCATAGATAGTGAAAGCGGTACTTTCCAATGTCTCGAAGCACAAATTAACGAATCGATTAAAATGTAACAAGTCAACAGCCGAAATTCTAGTATCAGGCAGGTTAGACGCGCGATCTGATATGACAGACCGTTTGATTGAATTCAATGCCGTCCTGATTGTCGATCAATTGATaacaatatgaaatttattatttatattgtcttgTATGAGAATCTTTTATCCTGTCCGCAGTTGGTATAATCTGCTGCTGTCTAAGGTCTGACGCGGGAAttgtttattagaaataaaacatatattttaaaacaattacaagGAAAGTTAGTTGTACACCTGATAGCAAGCATCACGACTCTGCATAAACGGTAGTAACACCTCCTAAACCTttaaattgcaaagtattgcAAAGCAATGGGCTACGCTCATCTTCCTTAAACATTTAACATAAATCTCACAATGCCCATTAATTCCATTGGCTACAGTGGAACAGGACAGTACACATCAACTTGACGGCAAAAAAATAATGCTATACCTAAAATAAAGGCTTTGGTATTTCATATCACTGATATTTAATACGATTGTTAAAAAAGATCTAGAGCTATCAATGAGCTGTCAGTAGCAATCGATATAAAATGACATGACCCCGCCACTGCGCTGCGCCGCAGCGTACGAAACTTGCAGTTTGGTTTTAATCAGATAGTCTGTTTAGTTTCCAGGCTAACGCGTGAGAAATTGACTTGTGATAAAATGACTGCAGAAATAggtttttaaaactaattaaaatatatttttataatagccCAAAGAACTCTTTTATATTTTGCCGTTTAGAGAcaacgaaatatttatttcattaaaattctaaCATAACCTTGAAATTTTTAGGGTGACAGCGGTGGCCCTCTCCAATGCCGGTCAGGTGGCCGATGGGAACTCCGCGGCCTCACTTCCTTCGGCTCTGGATGCGCCAGGAGAGGGGTTCCTGACGTCTACACAAACGTCGCGCACTACGTGTCATGGATTTACGCCCATGTGTATGCTACTTAGCGTCTCACCACAGATCAATAGTGAAATCGAAAGTGCATAGTTAGTATAGGTCAGTTAACTAAAGTTGGCACGTTCATAGTACTCAGACCAATACAATTTAAGcagtatgttaaaaaaacaattgaagtgATAGATGCAAACAAAACATCACACTATATTTTTGACATTGTTGATGCATGAGCATCGCGTTGTCATGACGACTGacgtatattaattattctcagACACTTCACACACGCGCCATGTGAATGTGTTGTCGCCAGCCTTAGATAATCGCACTATACGGACTTTGGAAAAAACTGCTTTGAATTGTGATTTCAAAGGAAACGTTGGTgcgacaattatttaatttcgtagaataagaaatatttcaaatgatCTGGTAAATTTAGGTATTATGTGTACGATACAAATTAAACTTAGCATGACCATTACTTAGGAAAAGCTATTAACCATATTAAAACTCAAATTTTGAACCGAAATAGTCCTTTGTAAATACAcgttattgaataatatattatttgcaatgCAATTTAGTGAAAATTGTACACACCGtagtaatctaaaatattttggcCTTACCTGTAAATGGTCTTTACTGCCGGACTAGTCCATGTGGATTAAAAGTTTACTATTACCCACCGTCACCACTGATAAGTCTCATTTGTACACGcctcttaaggtggtagctcaaggtccattttcatacattttgtttcggctttaatctgggtaactaaacaagtattggcaagtaaagaatttaaattcacgtctagttagtgattagttctcgcagttgaaagaaaaacgtaaaaataattaataatcatggatatttcggcctttaaaatttaatatgacgaaattttaccACCTTAACGACAATCACTATATTCGAAAACAAAGAACACATAACTTTTTAGTAATTCATATCCACTCGCGAATAGTTTGATacaatatttctaatttataaaagattataatCAATTACAATTTAACATGCACATGCAAAGAAAATATAACTACAACGTACGCGTAAATCTAAAAAGACGCGTTATTAGAcgactttattatttttctaaaagacattcgaaatttaaatttaaatttttgccGCCAAGAATGGGCATAGTaattacaactttttttatttttttatacgaccaGTTATACAGTCATAAagtttttatgcaaaatataaaggataataatattattcttttcagTCCCGGAATTTCGCCGAAGAGCAacataagatatattttataacaataactttCAATAAGTCTAGTCTGGTAATACATACttagttttaaaaagtatttttctgtTGCAGAACATTGTCTATAACAATGATATTGcattttatacaactaaaacTAGAAACATGCAGTGACATGTCCTCTGATGAAAGACGTCACGACTGTCCGTGGAACGCAACAATACCTAGTACATACTTGGAATCACAAAATAATACTCGGCTGTGCCGGCTGCACTAATCTTGTCTCTGACATTAGatattaaatctcataatgcccagaGTATACAACCTAAATCAAAGAAATATCTCAACATCAGTCTCAAAGCatatttatactagcttttagTTTGTCTCtgtaattataaagtataagtaGTAACTGTACAAATGAACCCAGAATTACACAATAGTTACCAACAATTCAACACCACAAGAGCTGTAATATTGCctacatgtaaaatattattaacttattttatatttaaaatataaaataataaattaatataaaatatttatattatattattcggAATGCTACCATAGCAGTTAGGGCTACACATAAACACGATACTGACTACACATTGAAGGACCGAATACTACGTGCGATCGCAAATTAATCGCACTGTTTTGTAATCTTCAGAATCAGTTTCTACTATTGATAAGCTGATACTATACGTACCTATATTTctaagttaattattatatatttttttttgttattcgtCCCAGAATGTCACGCTTTTCTTTGAGTACAGATGAGTGCCTATCACTGCGCTGCGGACACCCTAACCCACGCAAATCAAGTTTCTCGAGACAAAATACTTACTAAAGCCGAATATGGAATATAGGATATTATATCGCGATCAGCCGGCTATGCCAAAAAAATTGTGCCGGTAATTTGATTTTGTCAGACTCTTGCTAATCTTTGATCGCATATTTcgaataacaaacaaattttcgCTTActatttgttcatttatttttctctgtctaaataaacttataataaatttaaattatacatagtaagtaatagattatttatatgtttttctaTTGCCTTTGAAAGAACCACTAAAGAACTGTGATTGATTAAAATAGAAGCtttctgttattatatttagtgaagtaagatatttatgttaatttatttttgtaaattagtttgTTACCTCTGAACATGttcatgtaaatataatataaacctcTAGTTCAATAAACATGAACCAAATAAGGACTTTTAATCAACACCTTAAAACATTAGACTTCTAAGTTTCTTTCCTTACATTGGAGACTCCAGATAGTGTTTGATAACCTATAAGACATTATATAAATGTTACGTATTCACATTTCTATCTCAAAACAAAAACAGTAACTTAATAACTGCCGATAACCTGCTATTAATTCCGAGCAAAAAAACCTAGCAAAAATACCACTGGCCGATTAGGATTCGAACACTTTTTTTTCGCGTGGAAAAAACgctttatcgctaccaccacttggaAGGTGAGttgaatggttatgttggtttcaccggtcttacggcccactgtcgacactcgggagtatagcatcatccgagcgagcattggaccgagtccctaataGGGGATATATGGGattcgaaccctagacctcagagCGTCCTTGGGCGTCTAACCCGctgaagcaaaaataaatatataatattttacggaAGCAAATAACGTGCCCCTTTCTTAATATGTGAActtgataattaaatacattatcatTTAAGTGTTGCTTTTATTTCCTACATTTCCTCGACTTTATTGTAATGAGTGTGAAAGATGCGGATGTGAAAGTGAATTAAGAAAGGATTGCAATAACCCTTTATGGACCGTGAGATATCACCTCCTGTGGAATGTTtcaaatttttaatacttaaggTACGGTTTCGAACATGCACGCAgagacaattattatttttttgtattaatttggATGGTGTATCCACTGTTTGTAGgccatatcgcttaccatcagacgaacggcaagctcgtcattcaatgtaataaaaaaaattataataatatccttAAATATTAAGTACCCGTTTTTTAATCTTATAAGATGGTACCGCTCGCACTTTCTCATTAAACTTAAAGAACAATATATTTAGTGGCTCATCCTAAGAGTCGAATTTCGACATCATTTGAGG
This genomic stretch from Manduca sexta isolate Smith_Timp_Sample1 chromosome 21, JHU_Msex_v1.0, whole genome shotgun sequence harbors:
- the LOC115442277 gene encoding plasma kallikrein → MATWKCLVVIVLISLIFAENCRAYSPRECGVPLKRHTRQPRDRTAGQLRIIKGRESKRGAWPWQVSLQLLHPNYGLIGHWCGGVLVHPLWLLTTAHCIHNELFNLPVPALWTAVLGEWDRAEQKGSYVPVERIVLHHRFHNYQHDIALMKLTKAADVSTGSRIRTICLPQFEPPILNFNTEKTSFYMRPEANQEPIKRKSNRPPRPNPDTAAKYLEKLNNLTKNIFSGFTKKHKNMRYNVRVANEQRQGDRKEELRRTDDDKDSVLYESATLDNVVKIIRTKLLKDRQKVNSNERSDKKLMFGEEIDPFIDYNGIDMREECYATGWGRDQTNGTLTDVLLEAEVPILPLKTCRDRYALTLPLNDGHLCAGSTDGSTGACVGDSGGPLQCRSGGRWELRGLTSFGSGCARRGVPDVYTNVAHYVSWIYAHVYAT